In Neokomagataea tanensis, one genomic interval encodes:
- the ettA gene encoding energy-dependent translational throttle protein EttA, with translation MAAYQYVYVMKDLTKAYPGGREVFKGITLSFLPGVKIGVLGVNGAGKSTLLKVIAGIEKEYGGEAWAADGVKIGYLEQEPKLDESLTVGENVALGFGELKQAVDRFNEISMQFAEPMSDDEMTALLAEQAELQEKIDAGDGWELDRKLDIALDALRCPPADSSVEKLSGGERRRVALCRLLLEKPDMLLLDEPTNHLDAESVSWLEKTLRDYQGTVMVITHDRYFLDNVTNWILELERGRGYPFEGNYSSWLEQKQKRLAQEEKEESARQRALAAEREWISASPKARQAKSKARITRYEDMLAANAERAGGTADIVITPGPRLGGTVIEAENLRKGYGDRLLIDGLNFKLPPGGIVGVIGPNGAGKSTLFKMITGQDQPDEGSLKVGETVKLGYVDQSRDTLDDSKTVWEEISGGTDVIHLGKRTVPSRAYVGAFNFKGSDQQKRVGVLSGGERNRVHLAKMLKQDSNVILLDEPTNDLDVDTLRALEDALAEFAGCAVVISHDRWFLDRLATHILAFEGDSHVEWFEGNFQAYEEDKRRRLGADATEPSRIKYRPVAR, from the coding sequence ATGGCCGCCTATCAATACGTCTACGTCATGAAGGATCTGACCAAGGCCTATCCCGGTGGGCGAGAGGTCTTCAAGGGCATCACGCTTTCGTTCCTGCCGGGCGTTAAGATCGGTGTTCTTGGCGTCAACGGTGCTGGTAAATCGACCTTGCTTAAGGTCATTGCAGGCATTGAAAAAGAGTATGGCGGCGAAGCATGGGCTGCTGATGGCGTTAAGATCGGCTATCTTGAGCAAGAGCCAAAGCTTGATGAGAGCTTGACGGTCGGTGAGAACGTCGCCCTCGGCTTTGGCGAGTTGAAGCAAGCTGTAGACCGGTTCAACGAAATTTCTATGCAATTCGCTGAGCCAATGTCTGATGACGAGATGACAGCACTCTTGGCAGAGCAAGCCGAGCTGCAGGAAAAGATCGACGCAGGCGATGGCTGGGAGCTGGACCGCAAGCTAGACATCGCTTTGGATGCGCTGCGTTGCCCGCCTGCTGATAGCTCAGTCGAGAAGTTGTCCGGTGGTGAACGTCGCCGCGTAGCGCTGTGCCGTTTGCTGCTCGAAAAGCCAGACATGCTGCTGCTTGACGAACCAACCAACCATCTTGATGCCGAAAGCGTCTCTTGGCTGGAGAAGACGCTGCGTGACTATCAAGGCACCGTGATGGTCATTACCCATGACCGTTACTTCCTCGACAACGTCACGAACTGGATTTTGGAGCTCGAGCGCGGGCGCGGTTATCCATTTGAGGGCAACTACTCTTCTTGGCTGGAACAGAAGCAGAAGCGTCTGGCACAGGAAGAAAAGGAAGAGAGCGCCCGCCAGCGTGCGCTTGCAGCAGAGCGTGAGTGGATTTCGGCTTCTCCGAAGGCGCGTCAGGCCAAAAGTAAAGCACGTATCACGCGCTATGAAGATATGCTTGCAGCGAATGCTGAGCGTGCAGGCGGTACGGCAGATATCGTTATCACACCGGGCCCACGCCTTGGTGGTACGGTTATTGAAGCTGAAAACCTGCGTAAGGGTTACGGCGATCGTCTTTTGATTGATGGCTTGAACTTCAAGCTGCCACCGGGTGGTATCGTCGGTGTAATTGGGCCAAACGGCGCAGGTAAGTCCACGCTGTTTAAGATGATCACGGGTCAGGATCAGCCGGATGAGGGTTCACTGAAAGTTGGTGAAACCGTTAAGCTTGGTTATGTCGATCAGTCCCGCGATACGCTGGATGACAGCAAGACCGTTTGGGAAGAGATTTCCGGCGGGACGGATGTTATTCACCTTGGCAAGCGGACGGTACCGTCACGCGCTTACGTCGGTGCCTTCAACTTCAAAGGTTCTGACCAACAAAAGCGCGTTGGTGTCCTGTCAGGTGGTGAGCGTAACCGCGTCCACTTAGCGAAAATGCTGAAGCAAGACAGCAACGTCATCCTGCTTGACGAACCGACCAACGATCTTGACGTCGACACTCTGCGTGCGCTCGAAGATGCTTTGGCTGAGTTCGCTGGTTGCGCCGTGGTCATCTCCCATGATCGCTGGTTCCTTGACCGTCTGGCAACGCATATTCTGGCCTTTGAGGGTGATAGCCACGTTGAGTGGTTTGAAGGTAACTTCCAAGCTTACGAAGAAGACAAGCGACGTCGTTTGGGCGCTGATGCTACGGAGCCCAGTCGTATCAAGTACCGGCCAGTTGCACGCTAA
- a CDS encoding GNAT family N-acetyltransferase yields the protein MLGREIRTIRLVLTPITWRDLEDVVDLKGNAGAFGRMLGGVRDRLQAEREMAEDIAFWARRGVGIFAIREDGRFVGITGVHERPDGRGLGLRFALYPWAGGRGLGREAAGAALRFVLDAGVTHVVAVAREDNWPSRVVLGSIGMHQAETFVRDGYTMLLYEVSAPPRDDQ from the coding sequence TTGCTAGGTCGTGAGATACGCACCATACGCCTCGTTCTGACGCCGATAACGTGGCGTGATCTTGAGGATGTGGTTGACCTAAAAGGAAATGCAGGGGCCTTTGGCCGCATGCTTGGGGGGGTGCGCGACCGCTTGCAGGCAGAGCGTGAAATGGCAGAGGATATTGCCTTTTGGGCGCGGCGTGGTGTCGGAATTTTTGCCATTCGTGAGGATGGACGTTTTGTCGGTATTACGGGGGTGCACGAGCGCCCCGACGGGCGAGGGCTCGGCCTACGCTTCGCGTTGTATCCTTGGGCTGGTGGTCGTGGACTTGGGCGGGAGGCTGCCGGTGCCGCACTGCGTTTTGTTTTAGATGCTGGCGTGACGCATGTCGTTGCTGTGGCGCGCGAGGATAACTGGCCGTCTCGGGTTGTGCTGGGCAGTATTGGTATGCACCAAGCCGAAACTTTCGTACGTGATGGCTACACAATGCTACTCTATGAGGTGTCGGCTCCTCCGAGGGATGACCAATAA
- a CDS encoding PhzF family phenazine biosynthesis protein, whose translation MELTFLQVDVFAGAAFKGNPLAVVVGADDVSDAQMAQIANWTNLSETTFLLKPSRVGADYRVRIFTPERELPFAGHPTLGSAHVWRALGGVPQGKMLVQECGVGLVTLKEQDGSFAFAAPPCQRTGAASDAEGARVAKALNIDQRDIVAAQWTDNGPGWLSVLLQDRASVLALRPDWSVWGDLKVGVAGPWDPVHDGMDAQFEVRAFVGSAEQGYEDPVTGSLNAGLAQWLIGSGRAPSQYVARQGTVLNRLGCVMVEQNGDDIWIGGKVETRIQGVVTI comes from the coding sequence ATGGAATTAACATTTTTACAAGTAGATGTTTTTGCCGGTGCGGCATTTAAGGGGAATCCCTTGGCGGTAGTGGTGGGGGCGGATGATGTGTCTGATGCCCAAATGGCGCAGATCGCAAATTGGACGAACCTCAGCGAAACAACGTTTTTGCTCAAACCATCCCGCGTGGGCGCGGATTACCGTGTGCGTATCTTTACTCCTGAAAGAGAATTGCCTTTTGCGGGGCATCCTACTTTGGGTAGTGCGCATGTTTGGCGCGCCTTGGGCGGTGTGCCGCAGGGCAAAATGCTTGTGCAGGAGTGTGGCGTCGGGCTCGTAACACTCAAAGAGCAGGACGGGAGCTTTGCGTTTGCGGCTCCTCCCTGTCAGCGGACTGGGGCTGCGAGTGATGCGGAAGGTGCACGCGTTGCGAAGGCTCTGAATATCGACCAGCGTGATATCGTAGCAGCGCAGTGGACAGATAATGGGCCAGGCTGGCTGTCGGTACTTTTACAAGACCGAGCATCGGTGCTCGCATTGCGTCCCGACTGGAGCGTTTGGGGAGATTTAAAAGTAGGCGTAGCTGGGCCATGGGACCCCGTGCATGACGGGATGGATGCGCAATTTGAGGTCCGTGCTTTTGTGGGCAGTGCCGAGCAAGGCTACGAGGATCCGGTTACTGGGAGTTTGAACGCTGGCTTAGCGCAGTGGTTAATCGGGAGTGGTCGGGCACCAAGTCAGTACGTGGCACGACAAGGTACCGTTCTGAATCGGCTTGGTTGTGTCATGGTCGAACAAAACGGTGATGACATTTGGATAGGTGGAAAAGTCGAGACACGTATTCAGGGTGTTGTTACGATATAA
- a CDS encoding MlaC/ttg2D family ABC transporter substrate-binding protein, which translates to MFKALSRRTLLGLAAVTALSTGAAHASPATDFVNNFGSKLVGIVNSGQSLDAKKQQVLPLLQQNLDIEGIGRYCLGRYWHTATPAQQQKYISLFDQVLVNTVTDQIGNYQGVSFHIVSSTPTPDGERVKALIDRPGQPEVNMQLIISGNPPKVVDMFGEGASLRMNQRGDYSSYLSRHGGDVDALNTALERQLAHHH; encoded by the coding sequence ATGTTCAAAGCTTTATCACGCCGCACTCTTCTCGGTCTTGCTGCAGTGACCGCGCTCAGCACAGGCGCCGCACATGCCAGCCCGGCTACTGACTTTGTCAATAATTTTGGCAGCAAGCTGGTAGGAATCGTCAATTCCGGCCAGTCACTGGATGCCAAAAAGCAGCAAGTTCTGCCTTTGCTGCAACAAAACCTCGATATTGAAGGTATCGGGCGCTACTGCTTGGGACGCTACTGGCACACCGCCACGCCCGCGCAACAGCAAAAATACATTTCCTTGTTTGATCAGGTTCTGGTCAACACGGTTACCGACCAAATCGGTAACTACCAAGGGGTGAGCTTCCACATCGTCAGCTCCACCCCTACACCAGACGGTGAGCGGGTTAAGGCGCTGATCGACCGTCCCGGCCAGCCAGAAGTGAACATGCAGCTCATCATTTCCGGCAACCCACCAAAGGTTGTTGATATGTTTGGCGAAGGCGCAAGCCTCCGCATGAACCAACGCGGAGACTACAGCTCCTATCTCTCCCGCCACGGCGGAGATGTTGATGCGCTGAACACCGCTCTAGAGCGGCAACTCGCACACCATCACTGA
- a CDS encoding MlaA family lipoprotein, whose protein sequence is MNIRLLRCIGKPSFFATKRWIAGTLALFSLTACSSLSNPPPTDPDDLADYKAANDPYEPVNRKMYDVQMWAYHKALRPISKAWIWAVPRPVRDSIDNLNQTWREPAVFFSDVGAGKPRRAGDSFMRFTINMSAGVAGLFDVASLVGYPQHESDPGMTLANWGVSSGPYLFIPLVGPSSFRDAGGYVIAQGLSPINYVPRGYGLLTFNWAYNILGTMDGLAESTDQIDHVEQDSLDPYSYIRSAWQQNRQSQIETLNADHRATTPDWYH, encoded by the coding sequence ATGAACATTCGACTGCTCCGGTGCATCGGGAAGCCATCTTTTTTCGCCACAAAACGATGGATAGCAGGGACATTGGCGCTGTTTTCCCTCACAGCATGCAGTTCCTTGAGCAACCCTCCCCCAACAGATCCGGACGACCTTGCTGACTATAAAGCAGCCAATGACCCGTACGAACCTGTAAACCGCAAGATGTATGACGTCCAAATGTGGGCCTACCACAAAGCCCTGCGCCCGATCAGTAAGGCGTGGATATGGGCTGTGCCGCGCCCCGTACGGGACAGCATCGACAATCTTAATCAGACCTGGCGTGAACCTGCAGTCTTCTTCTCCGATGTCGGCGCTGGCAAACCCCGCCGCGCAGGTGACTCCTTCATGCGCTTCACCATCAATATGAGTGCAGGCGTCGCAGGATTGTTCGACGTGGCAAGTCTGGTCGGATACCCGCAGCATGAGTCTGACCCCGGCATGACCCTCGCCAATTGGGGTGTTTCCAGTGGGCCATACCTCTTTATCCCACTCGTCGGCCCTTCCAGCTTCCGCGATGCTGGCGGCTACGTCATCGCCCAAGGTCTGTCACCAATTAATTACGTACCAAGGGGTTATGGCCTTTTAACTTTCAACTGGGCTTACAATATTCTTGGTACAATGGATGGGCTTGCAGAAAGCACGGATCAAATAGATCATGTCGAACAGGATAGCTTAGACCCCTATTCCTACATTCGCAGTGCTTGGCAGCAAAACCGTCAGAGCCAAATCGAAACACTAAACGCAGACCACCGCGCTACTACACCTGACTGGTACCATTGA
- a CDS encoding aldose epimerase family protein: MACMLASNLRKMSLLASVGLFTVGVGHAVAAPTVSSAPWGTTPNGKAVKILTLKNDHAVTVRIITYGGIIQSVETPDRNGHVQDVVLGFDTLKGYTVDSAQGGLFFGAVIGRYANRLAKGNFPVEGKEYHTDVTAPPNALHGGKRGFDKQVWTLEKSGVGAEGAYVTLKLVSPNGDQGFPGTLTTHLTYTLGNDDELSLHYVATTDAPTVLNLTNHSYWNLNGEGSGSIEPEVLQINADSFTPTDATSIPTGQVAPVAGTPFDFTKPTVIGDRLRSNDPQMMYARGYDINWVVNGAYGQAPRLAGKVYDPRSGRSMEVLTSQPGLQVYTSNSLNGGYAGISGHAYRQGDAVAFEAEHYPDSPNHPSFPTTELKPGETFDYTTIFKFSNK, translated from the coding sequence ATGGCGTGTATGCTTGCTTCTAATCTACGCAAAATGTCACTTTTGGCATCAGTTGGTTTGTTTACTGTTGGTGTTGGACACGCAGTTGCTGCCCCTACTGTATCTTCCGCACCGTGGGGTACGACGCCTAACGGTAAGGCTGTAAAAATTCTAACCCTTAAAAATGATCACGCTGTTACGGTTCGTATCATTACATATGGCGGTATTATTCAATCTGTTGAGACACCAGACCGCAACGGCCATGTACAAGATGTCGTTTTAGGCTTTGACACCCTGAAAGGCTATACGGTTGATAGTGCTCAAGGTGGGTTGTTCTTCGGGGCGGTAATTGGCCGCTACGCGAACCGTTTGGCCAAGGGTAATTTCCCTGTTGAAGGTAAAGAGTACCACACGGACGTTACGGCTCCGCCGAATGCGTTGCATGGTGGCAAGCGCGGTTTTGATAAGCAGGTTTGGACGCTGGAGAAGAGTGGCGTAGGCGCTGAAGGCGCGTATGTTACGCTCAAACTGGTTAGCCCGAATGGTGATCAAGGCTTCCCCGGGACATTGACGACGCATCTTACCTATACGCTGGGGAATGATGACGAGTTGAGCCTGCACTACGTCGCAACAACAGATGCGCCAACCGTGCTTAACCTGACAAACCATTCCTATTGGAACTTGAATGGTGAAGGCAGTGGCAGCATTGAGCCTGAAGTGCTGCAAATCAATGCAGATTCCTTCACGCCGACGGATGCAACATCCATTCCTACGGGTCAGGTTGCTCCTGTAGCGGGGACACCGTTTGACTTCACCAAACCTACGGTTATTGGCGATCGTCTGCGCAGCAATGATCCGCAGATGATGTATGCGCGTGGCTATGACATTAACTGGGTTGTTAATGGTGCTTACGGTCAAGCGCCCCGTTTGGCCGGTAAGGTTTATGACCCGCGTTCAGGCCGTAGCATGGAAGTGCTAACGAGCCAGCCTGGCCTTCAGGTTTATACATCAAATTCTCTGAATGGTGGCTATGCTGGTATTTCCGGGCATGCTTACCGTCAAGGGGATGCTGTAGCATTCGAGGCTGAGCACTATCCTGATAGCCCAAACCACCCTTCATTCCCAACCACGGAACTGAAGCCGGGCGAGACATTTGATTACACGACGATCTTCAAGTTCTCGAACAAATAA
- the cysE gene encoding serine O-acetyltransferase has translation MTLRPDLTALWLTMQTQACSCNDPLIQDVYATNIGDHASFPSALASLIGTKLADRSIPATTLTRLVTAIFADNPAIPHEAAADILAIQERDPACTDLVTPFLFFKGWQALQAYRVANSLWHQDRKHLAYHIQSRCNELFAIDIHPAARIGQRVSFDHGTGIVIGETCIIEDDVALFQSVTLGGTGKLSGDRHPIVRQGAMIGAGAKILGRITIGEHARIGAASVVLENIPAGSTAVGNPARIIRHNNDKNEII, from the coding sequence ATGACACTACGACCCGATCTTACCGCGTTATGGCTAACAATGCAGACCCAGGCTTGCAGCTGCAACGACCCTCTTATCCAAGACGTATACGCCACAAATATTGGCGACCACGCGAGCTTCCCTTCGGCTTTAGCGTCCTTGATAGGCACTAAGCTTGCCGATCGCTCTATCCCCGCGACAACCCTGACCCGCCTAGTCACAGCTATTTTTGCCGACAACCCTGCAATACCGCATGAAGCTGCCGCAGATATTCTTGCCATTCAGGAGCGTGACCCGGCATGTACCGACCTTGTTACCCCTTTCCTGTTTTTCAAAGGGTGGCAGGCGCTGCAAGCATACCGGGTTGCTAACTCTCTATGGCACCAAGACCGAAAGCATCTCGCCTATCATATCCAAAGCCGCTGCAACGAGCTTTTTGCCATTGATATTCACCCCGCAGCGCGTATTGGGCAGCGTGTAAGCTTCGATCACGGTACTGGTATTGTGATTGGTGAAACCTGCATTATTGAAGACGATGTCGCGCTATTTCAAAGCGTTACTTTAGGTGGGACAGGAAAGCTCAGCGGCGACCGTCATCCTATTGTGCGCCAAGGCGCAATGATCGGCGCAGGCGCAAAAATTTTAGGCCGCATCACTATTGGTGAACACGCGCGCATTGGCGCAGCATCTGTTGTGTTGGAAAATATTCCCGCAGGTTCAACTGCCGTTGGAAACCCTGCACGTATTATCCGACATAATAACGACAAGAACGAAATTATTTAA
- a CDS encoding UbiH/UbiF/VisC/COQ6 family ubiquinone biosynthesis hydroxylase has translation MSLHAEGQKRMANTRYDVCINGAGPVGATLACRLSAAGLRVLLIDRAALPGLEDPSLDGRAYAIAEGPRRLLEEAGVWANLPGTSQPIRGIRVSDGRPYEKASPLFLHFGIDDAPSGQPFGWMAEARDLRLALNHTLLTAENITVEAPNTGRFVFADDHVEIHLASGTKASAKLIVAAEGRRSPLREQARIGITKIPYHQYGIVATIAHERPHNGVALEHFLPQGPFARLPMPGTAEHPNRSAIVWAEGEGRAQRSHAFPDDVFAREIKARMGDEDLGEITPIGRRWLYPLSAQYAQTYISHRLALVGDAAHGIHPIAGQGLNIGFKDVIALSDILISAHQNAQDLGAASLLQLYQRRTRPANMAMFAATDVLERLFSNDNPLLRRIRDIGISGVHRLPALRKAFVRRAMGL, from the coding sequence ATGAGCCTACACGCAGAGGGACAAAAAAGAATGGCGAACACACGCTATGACGTTTGCATCAATGGGGCTGGCCCCGTAGGCGCTACTCTTGCCTGTCGCCTTTCTGCCGCAGGATTGCGCGTTTTATTAATTGACCGCGCGGCCCTGCCTGGCCTCGAAGATCCGTCCCTCGACGGGCGCGCCTACGCCATTGCCGAAGGCCCACGCCGCCTTTTGGAAGAGGCCGGCGTCTGGGCTAATTTACCGGGCACCTCTCAACCCATCCGAGGGATCCGCGTTTCCGACGGACGCCCATACGAAAAAGCATCCCCCCTTTTCCTGCATTTCGGTATTGATGATGCCCCCTCGGGCCAACCCTTTGGCTGGATGGCCGAAGCACGTGACCTACGCCTCGCGCTGAATCACACTCTTCTCACCGCAGAAAACATTACCGTGGAAGCTCCCAATACGGGTCGCTTCGTTTTTGCCGATGATCATGTCGAAATTCACCTCGCTTCCGGCACGAAGGCTTCAGCTAAACTTATCGTCGCGGCTGAAGGGCGCCGCTCGCCACTCCGAGAACAGGCCCGCATCGGAATTACCAAAATTCCTTACCATCAATACGGTATTGTCGCGACCATTGCCCATGAACGCCCCCATAACGGGGTCGCTTTAGAGCATTTCCTTCCTCAAGGGCCCTTTGCACGTCTGCCTATGCCCGGCACGGCCGAACATCCAAACCGCTCAGCCATTGTCTGGGCCGAAGGAGAAGGCCGCGCGCAACGCTCCCACGCCTTTCCTGACGATGTTTTCGCTCGGGAAATCAAAGCGCGAATGGGAGATGAGGACTTAGGAGAAATAACCCCGATTGGCCGCCGCTGGCTTTACCCGCTCAGCGCTCAATATGCGCAAACTTATATCTCCCACCGTCTCGCTCTGGTCGGGGATGCCGCACATGGTATCCACCCAATTGCTGGTCAGGGGCTCAATATCGGCTTCAAAGACGTCATCGCTCTGTCCGATATCCTCATAAGTGCTCACCAAAACGCGCAGGACCTCGGCGCAGCCTCCTTGCTGCAACTCTATCAGCGCAGAACACGCCCCGCGAACATGGCCATGTTCGCCGCAACTGACGTTTTGGAAAGGCTCTTCAGCAATGATAACCCTTTACTGCGCCGCATAAGAGATATTGGCATTTCAGGCGTCCACCGCCTTCCCGCTTTACGTAAAGCCTTCGTCCGCCGAGCAATGGGACTATGA
- a CDS encoding P-II family nitrogen regulator, whose product MKLVTAIIKPFKLDDIREALTPLGIQGLTVTEVKGFGRQKGQTEIYRGAEYHVSFLPKLKIEIVVSDTVVQDVVEIIRDAAHTGKIGDGKIFVSPIDEIIRIRTGETGESAL is encoded by the coding sequence GTGAAGCTTGTTACCGCGATCATCAAACCATTTAAGCTCGACGATATTCGTGAAGCCCTGACGCCGCTGGGAATTCAAGGCTTAACCGTTACGGAAGTTAAGGGTTTTGGCCGGCAAAAAGGCCAGACTGAAATTTACCGTGGTGCGGAATACCATGTGAGCTTTCTGCCAAAGCTGAAAATTGAAATTGTTGTTTCCGATACGGTTGTGCAAGACGTCGTCGAGATTATTCGCGATGCGGCTCATACTGGTAAAATCGGTGACGGGAAGATTTTTGTTTCCCCAATTGATGAAATCATCCGTATTCGTACGGGAGAAACTGGCGAAAGCGCACTTTAA
- a CDS encoding antibiotic biosynthesis monooxygenase family protein: MYIAMNRFKVAPDCVEAFKSRWLDREVLLKTVPGFVSFQFLEGPKNEEFNLYVSHTVWESYDAFMAWTRSDQFRQAHASAGEGKKLTIGGPTFEGFQVLQNVTL; this comes from the coding sequence ATGTACATCGCAATGAACCGCTTCAAAGTCGCCCCTGATTGCGTGGAAGCTTTTAAAAGCCGCTGGCTGGACCGCGAAGTTCTGCTCAAGACCGTCCCCGGCTTCGTGTCATTCCAGTTTCTGGAAGGCCCAAAGAACGAAGAGTTCAACCTCTACGTTTCCCACACTGTCTGGGAATCCTATGACGCTTTCATGGCGTGGACACGCTCTGACCAGTTCCGCCAGGCACATGCTTCTGCTGGTGAAGGCAAGAAGCTAACAATCGGCGGCCCAACGTTTGAAGGCTTCCAGGTTCTACAGAACGTAACCCTGTAA
- a CDS encoding heme ABC transporter ATP-binding protein, producing the protein MTLKLQNVSYSTRGTALLDDVSFEIHPGEIVTIIGPNGAGKSTLLRVASGLLPASAGAVTLDSLPIDQLSPERLALRRAMLSQETSAQVRFTVEDIAGMSVHHLPRQRRLSLVAAQLQRVGLGAFAQREITSLSGGERQRAHLARVLVQLEAGLQHGQPGLLLLDEPISAQDPARQEQILELARDHTKRGGTCLIVLHDLNWAAACSDHIIVLNAGRIHLQGAACHVLTPEMLKDVFGLKSPRVRTHTATQRPFIIPHDVHFTAPHIGEKPPCTSQ; encoded by the coding sequence ATGACACTCAAGCTCCAAAACGTCTCGTACAGCACGCGCGGAACTGCCCTGCTGGACGACGTTTCTTTTGAAATACATCCGGGCGAAATCGTTACAATCATTGGCCCCAACGGTGCTGGCAAAAGCACATTGCTGCGTGTAGCGAGTGGCCTCCTGCCCGCTAGTGCTGGGGCTGTAACCCTCGATAGCCTTCCGATTGATCAACTAAGCCCGGAGCGTCTGGCGCTCCGCCGCGCAATGCTGAGCCAAGAAACATCTGCGCAAGTCCGCTTCACCGTTGAGGACATTGCCGGAATGAGCGTGCACCATCTCCCGCGCCAGAGACGTCTCTCACTCGTTGCAGCACAGTTGCAGCGCGTTGGCCTTGGAGCCTTCGCTCAGCGTGAAATAACCTCTTTATCCGGCGGAGAACGACAACGCGCGCACCTAGCACGCGTGCTCGTTCAGCTGGAGGCTGGGCTCCAACACGGACAACCCGGCCTTTTGCTCTTAGATGAGCCAATTTCCGCGCAAGACCCTGCACGCCAAGAGCAGATTTTGGAATTGGCACGTGATCACACAAAACGCGGAGGCACCTGCTTGATCGTCTTGCACGATCTTAACTGGGCAGCCGCTTGCTCCGATCACATCATTGTACTCAACGCCGGCCGTATCCACCTACAGGGAGCAGCCTGCCATGTTTTAACGCCTGAAATGCTCAAAGACGTTTTCGGCCTCAAATCACCGAGGGTCCGCACTCACACCGCAACGCAGCGACCCTTTATCATCCCACACGACGTGCACTTCACAGCACCTCACATCGGAGAAAAACCACCATGTACATCGCAATGA
- a CDS encoding FecCD family ABC transporter permease has translation MAGLLVLSSCLALCTGALGFGLPHDSTGWLVLTEIRAPRIVLATLTGAALAVSGAVMQGLFRNPLADPGLIGISSGAALGAALAIVLGSTAIAAWAVPMGGMAGGLCATLILYRFATHGGKTSTSMVILAGIALGAFAGSMTGILVFRANDTALRDLTFWTMGSLSGADWTRVEILIPFLVVAGILFATIRLPLNALLLGEADAALMGFRVERTKRIAILAVALAVGPVVSFVGVIGFIGVIIPHLIRLVTGPDHRIVLPGSAILGAIFLQVADTFARTIAIPADVPVGVVTAAIGAPVFTWLLSKSRPSEAAP, from the coding sequence TTGGCGGGACTCCTTGTTCTTTCAAGTTGCTTGGCCCTTTGCACGGGCGCATTGGGCTTCGGGCTGCCGCATGACAGCACAGGTTGGCTTGTCCTTACCGAAATCCGCGCGCCGCGCATTGTGCTTGCAACACTAACCGGTGCAGCACTCGCTGTTTCAGGTGCCGTCATGCAGGGGCTGTTCCGCAACCCCTTGGCTGATCCGGGCTTAATCGGCATCTCCTCAGGGGCTGCGCTCGGCGCAGCGCTGGCAATTGTTTTAGGCTCAACAGCCATCGCTGCATGGGCTGTACCAATGGGCGGCATGGCAGGTGGATTATGCGCCACCCTGATCCTGTACCGCTTCGCGACACATGGTGGCAAAACATCGACCAGCATGGTTATTCTCGCGGGCATTGCTCTTGGGGCATTTGCAGGTTCCATGACCGGTATTTTGGTTTTCCGCGCAAACGATACTGCCCTGCGCGATTTGACCTTTTGGACAATGGGAAGCCTGTCCGGTGCCGATTGGACCCGTGTTGAAATTTTGATTCCTTTTTTGGTGGTCGCAGGCATTCTGTTTGCCACCATACGCCTCCCCCTTAATGCTCTGCTGCTGGGAGAGGCCGACGCTGCCTTAATGGGCTTTCGCGTAGAACGCACGAAACGCATAGCCATCTTAGCCGTGGCCTTAGCTGTTGGGCCTGTCGTCTCTTTTGTCGGCGTTATTGGTTTTATCGGCGTTATCATCCCCCATCTTATCCGCTTGGTAACAGGGCCTGACCACAGAATCGTTTTGCCCGGCAGCGCGATCCTCGGGGCCATTTTCCTACAAGTGGCAGATACGTTTGCCCGTACAATCGCTATTCCAGCCGATGTCCCTGTCGGAGTGGTAACGGCCGCGATTGGCGCACCAGTCTTTACGTGGCTCTTATCGAAGTCGCGCCCGTCTGAGGCCGCGCCATGA